The Brassica napus cultivar Da-Ae chromosome C1, Da-Ae, whole genome shotgun sequence DNA segment gtttttgtgaagaaaacggTGTAACTAGACATCTCACCGCACCGTATACACCGCAACAAAACGGTGTGGTTGAGAGAAGAAATAGAACACTAATGGAGATGACTAGAAGTTTGATGAAAGCTATGAAGATACCTAATCAGCTATGGGGAGAAGCAGTACGTCATTCAACGTATCTCATAAACCGCATTGCTACAAAGGCTTTGGAAAACAAGACTCCATACGAAAGCTTGTATGTTAAGAAACCGAACATTGAGCATCTAAGGGTCTTTGGATGTGTAGCTTTTGCAAAAATCAACAGTCCTCATCTCAAGAAGCTGGATGATCGATCAAGGATGGTGATCAACCTAGGCACAGAGCCCGGCTCAAAAGCTTACAGGCTATATGATCCGGTTGCGAAGAAGATAGTTGTTAGTAGAGATGTAATCTTTGACGAGAAGAAAAGTTGGGATTGGTCCACACTATCAACAAACGTAGACGAAGAACCAGGAtcattcaagcttcctcatattgatgttacagaagaaggatatggtgatgagcatcaagatcaccaacaccacgaagagcaaaacaataatgaagaagaagaagctgtagacGCAAGTGAACAAGAACAAGTAGCAGAGAACAACGATGCAAACCAAGACCAGCATGTAACATCAAGATATGGTAGTAACATCAAGATATGGTAGTAACATCAGAAAACCAAAGCGGTTCGATGATTACATCCTACTTGCTGAATTTGAAGGTGGCAGACTCTTgctcaccatcgatggtgaacCAGAAAGTTACATCGAAGCTATAGTGATACAAGCTTGGATCGATGCAATGAAGGCAGAGATCGAATCTATCATCAAAAATAAGACCTGAAAGCTCGTCAAGAAGCCGGTTGGTGTGAAACCGATAGGTTTGAAGTGGATCTATAAGATCAAGAGGAATGCAGATGGAacggtgatcaaatacaaagcaaggctagttgcaaaagGTTACGTGCAACAACAAGGCATAGACTTCGACGAAGTATTTGCACCAGTTGCTCGGATAGAAACCATACGACTACTCTTGGCGTTAGCAGCAACTAATGGATGGGAGATCCATCACTTAGATGTGAAAACTGCGTTCCTGAATGGAGACTTAAATGAGGATGTATATGTTACTCAACCAGAAGGCTTTGTGGAGAAAGGAAGGGAGGATCATGTCTACAAACTTAGCAAAGCACTATACGGTTTGCGTCAAGCTCcgagagcttggaacatcaaactcgaccgtgttctcaaggagattgagttcacgaagtgcaccaaggaacctgcggtatatcaaaagaaacaaaaggggGAGCTTCTGATCATAGCTATATACGTTGATGACTTGTTTGTAACAGGGACTTCACTCAACGTTATCAAGCAATTCAAAGATGAtatgtcaagaagatttgagatgTCAGACCTCGGGAAGCTTACATACTATCTTGGTATCGAAGTAACGCAAGGATCTGATGGCATTCACATCAAACAAGAAGGATACGCGCAAGGTATACTTGTCAAGACGAAGATGGAGTCATGTAACTATACTCATGTTCCGATGCACACGAGTTTGAAAGTATCAAAGGCAGAGGAGGAGCCTGAGATTGATGCAACATCGTATCGAAGCATCATAGGATGCTTAAGGTATCTTCTTCATACACGACCGGACTTGGCATTTTTGGTTGGTGTATTAAGCAGATATATGCAGAGTCCAAGAGAGAGTCATAGGGAAGCAGTGAAGCATTTATACTCACGTTCTGATGCAACATCGTATCGAAGAAATGCAATGCACCTATTAACGGTCTATGGACGTTCATCGGAGTTCAGAAGGTCAACATACCCGAGATTCGAGTTGGAATTAAgagggagaatgttggataattccaattaacttgaggagcaagttaactcattaaagtgaagtttgatgggttaaggaaaaaggaaaacatatcgagcttagaaatgtttccatattattattaggaaaagatgtagtttcgcccttaggaaaagatgtagcttcttcctatataaagagttctcatggagagatgttccatcaaaagagaaacacattgaaatgtttagttttgagagagtttctaaatctaataagaagaaaagttcttataatctttgtgtttgtgcaactttaaGATGGGTCGGTGTTTGTATAATTGTATAACGAAAGACTCTTGTTACCTAATGGGTTGCCGCATTTCTCTGATTGCGATTACAATATACTCGTCccatttttttttgccaacaaATGGTTTAGGCATTACTGGTTTCTCGTTACCACACGCCTTTGGTAGCGGTtattggcgttttgcaacaatcactcaaatcacTTTAAACTGTTTCTAACCGCTATAAATCTCTTAAATTCAAAAACTAGTTTCAACTAGCGTTTGCGATTGCGGATAGTTGCGGAagggtaaattttttttctttttttaaaaacaatataaatacaaaaataaatataaaaataaaaattttaaattgaaataatagaaatactaatatatatatatatatattattttaatttatattataaaattttaaaataaaactttttcctataattttataaatataatttttatatttattataatattaggatattaaatacttttataattatataaaatgtaaatattgttaatttattatttcacCGATGTTGTATTTGAtggttaaccagtcataagtatcccgtaAACGCACCAATTTATAACCGCAATAACAATTgtacaaatcttttaaaaccgcaaccacccgcatctgCAAACTCCCGCAATCGCTGCGGCTACACCTGTCAGGCCCTTAGTTTATCCCAAACGATAATAGTTAACAATAACCATTGTTGTAGaaagattttttaaacatattgcGTTGTTAATTTgtaacttttttatatatttctgcacttaaaatatgtttgatggtgaaattactaaagaaaaaaaactctttaTAACAATTGAATTCATGTAGATGGAGCAAGTTAAACTTGTCATTATGTCGGCGTAAATATAATTCACCAGATCAAACAATTAAACGCCGTATCTAATTGTTGATATGTCTTCATACATTTCACAAGCTAAATTAGAGTTCGAATCTTTTGTTAATCCTCAAACATATATGCAAATTGTATAATAATACATGATAACTAGATTGTAACCCGCGCAACCGCACGGGTGttcttttacctttttatgTCTGACATTATGGTTGTTCATAAGTTTTAGTTGTTTGTGTGAATATATTTGTTGATGATATATGTTACTGATGTTGAAACAATTAAAATAGTATGTTAAAATCATTTGTTAATAggtatttttataaaacttaccatttgaaagtatatatatttataaatcatacagttaagatggtttgtgtatattataaaaacacaattttcatagttttggatttgatatatttttaatttatatatatcgtaatttgttttatatactatttaGTTCTATCTCTTGTAATATTTGACtaattaaaaatctgaaatcataaaagataaaataatactCGGCTATACATATTGCAAATATAATGgtgcaaaaataaaaatggccTATCTATTTAAATCATATTGGGCcctatttaattagtttttagtttattatctgatctatagatttttttaCGCAAAACAAATTACTAACATTTCCCCCCTAACTAATCTTTTAGTTGTGATATTATAGGTTTCCCTAAAATTGGTTGCAATATGTCACGAACAGCTTGCTTCTAAAGaatataaacaatattttttttagtaaaaaatatatacttgtAATCTTTAATCAATTAATGGGTGATATATATGGATATAAGAGCAAGATTTGGGGAATACTTTAACTTGAGATATTGTTAACTAATTGGCAAGATTTTATTTGATGTTAACTGAATAGTTAACCAAAAATGGTTGCAAAGTCCGAAATTTTTGTATCAATAATTTTAGTATCAATAATTTTAGTCGTTTTTAATATTCGTCAAATTCCGTTTAAGGTTAGAagaatatatctatattattaatgcAATAGTTCcaatttttattgaatagttcaccatcttcatcttctccaagtACATTCTGTAATGAAGATGTAAAAAATGTAcctattatttataataaagaGACTTGTGCAGACTATCAAAATCTCAACAAAAGGGCTAATACATGACACGAGAAagctaattttttaatataaaaacacCATAGTAACATTTCATATCGTGCTCGTTCATGGCCATAAAATTGATACCATCCTATATGCGAATGTTTAGAGTGGTTTCAGTAATAGTAATCAACTTAAAATGTCTATAGAACAACTTTGAGTAAACGACGGATGTAGTAAATCTGAAGAACAAACAcgaattaaaatcatataagtgTTCGATAGAAAGGTTTTATTATAGAAGTCATAATGTATATAGTATAGAAAGGTTTTATTATGAAACAGTCATTTTTCGATTTATGTTATAGTTGTTGGTAATTTACGACTTAATGTgatattaataagaaaataaatgataGGACAAATTAATGTAACAATTTTCTAGATGATGGTCTAAAATCAAATATCACACACGAAAGAAATCCTGATTAAAAGAAACAGATATTGTGTGGCTGATAACCCACGCGCAGATAACCCACGCGCTGCATCACGCGCCCCCAAAAGCGATTTAGAAAGCGAACCCTAAATTTTTTTCCTTCCCTTTCTCGACGGATCTGCCGTTGCGGCACCGTCGCCGATCTTGTTTCACGATCTCCCGCAAGAAGCTAATCTCTAACCTGACCATCTTTTCTCTATTTCCTCATGATTTCATCAAGCTCCAAGCCACAAGGGTTAGTAGAAGCCTTGACAGAATCTACTGTTCTTGTCCATGGAATTGAAGAAATCACAGTTACGACTTCTCCAGCTACAGTCTCACCAGTGAAATCTTGCCTTCCTTCATTGGTTACTCTCTCGAATCCATCTTCTACTGCCTTAGGAGAGAATCAAATGCAGCTTGAAACAGCTGTAGTCGAGGCTAACAAGGCAGTTGTTGATAAGGACATTGTTCCTGGTCATGGCTCCAACCATCTCCCAGCTCTCAAAGGTGCATGGGTTAAGAAGCTAAATGTTGCGACTTCTTCTCACCAGTGCTCTGGTACTTCTGGAGTTGATCCAGTATTGTGGCCTTCCTTGGCTGTCTCTTCTCGCAGTCAGACACAAGTAGGAGTGCCACTGGTTAATCACAATCCACCAAGAATGGAGGATGATGCTCGCTTTCCTTGGGCAGCAAAAATGAATCCATCATCAAGGAATCTCTACAGAGCTACAGAACCCGAATATCTTGAAGATGGCACTCCTAAGGTAACAATCCCTAAACATGTTTTGTTGCAGGGATTGGAGAACCAAAAAGAGTATGTTCTTGGTCAGTTTAATACATGCTCTCCTCCGCCTGGTGGTCTGATTTTTGCGGTCTTCAGCAAGTTGTGGGGAAGGAATTGCAGGATAACAATTAAGAAACTTGAAGAATCAAGCTACCTATTCCATATTCCAGACGCATCTACTAGAACTTGGGTTCTTCAAAGGGGATTATGGCATGTTGACGATTGTCTGATGTTCGTAGCACATTGGACACCAAAAGCTTCTTTAGCGATTCCTGAGATTATAACCATTCCAGTATGGGTAACTCTTAAGAAGATACCCACCATCTTATATTCTATCCCTGGAATAAGTCACATAGCTTCGGGTCTAGGTGCTCCTATGGCAACTTATAAACCCAGGTTAGATCCTATTCTTACGGACGAAGCTAAGATTTTGGTTGAAGTTGAGTTGAGTAAAGGTTTCCCTTCAAGAATTGCTGCTAATGATGAAAATGGATTTATTTCTATGGTTGATGTTGATTATGCTTGGTTACCTTCTAAATGTGAAAGATGTGGTCAGCTTGGACACAAGATTAAACATTGCTTGCAATCTGCTACTGAGTCTCATTTAGTTGACACTAATCTCTATGAAAATCCTTCCAATGGTAGCTTGGTGGTTGTCGAGACCAACACACTACTGAAATCTGTCCAACCTGACACTTCTTTACTTCCATCTTCAGACACCACATTATCTCCTccatcttcaaaattttgtctTGAATCAAGTGTGGTCGACATAGTTAATGGTGCTGATGTGGAGGATCTTGTTTCCTTAGCTACTATTTCGGTTCTTGAGAACATGTATATGTCTCCTTCAATTATATGTATAAATGAGCTATTGAGTCTCCGATTATGGAGTCTGCCTCAACACTGCCACTCATCGACACTTCCATTGCTCAAGCCTCACCTATAGTATAAAGGGAAAGCAGTAAAATAGGTGAGCATGGTTTATGTTCTAATAAGTTTGCCTCTTTGATCTCCTTGGAAGGAGGAGACGAAGATCCAATAGATTCGGACGAAGAGACATATTCCATGGATCTTATGACACTTTCTGGAAAAAGAATTTTTCGAGAAAGACCGGTTAAACCGTCAACAAAAGCTAGGGAGATGCACTTGCAATTCACGACTCGCGGCGGACGAGGAAACCGAGGCCGTGGAAACCGAGGCCGTGGAAATAGAGGGGCAAGTGGATAGAAGTGCTATTTCTCTATCTCTAAACTCAAAGTGAATGATCTAATTGTTTCTGGTTCATTAGTGTTCCCTTCTCTTTTATAATCAGTTGCTGAGATTGTATGATTAAGTTCATAGCTTTTTGCTTGTAACCATCTTTTAatctaataaattaaaaaaaaaaaaaaaatgaaatcatgatttatattttaataggaTAGATTTGTATAGAAATGAGCCAGTActgtttgatttttctttctctctgatCCGCAAAATCGTGAtggaactctttttttttaaacattgaaGTCGTTATAGAACTTAGaagcaaaattaaatataaaataattctcATGATCATGGAAAAAGATCGATCTCGATCAAACCTTCTTCCTCTGCATGAAAATCCATCTCTGTTTGATTCCGTttactcatcttcttcttcttatactcTTCGTAAAGCTTTATTTCAATCAAACCAGCTGCTCCAtcgtcctcctcctcttcccaTCTGTATCCCATTTTCTCCGGCGACATCCAGCTACTCATCTCCGGAAAAGTGAACTCCGACGACGAATCCGAATCCGATTCCGGGTAACAGAGCGACAACGACGGGTAGCTCTCGAGTTCCCTAAACCGGGTCGGATCCTCTTCCTCGTCTTCGtcatcatcgtcttcttcgTAGGCTTCGTGTATCACCTCCAATGGCGCTCTCAAATCCCACTCCACAAACTCTTGTCTTATATCGGAATCTTGTTTGGCTTCGGACAAGGaataaacatcaaacaaaacatCAGATTCTTCTGTCTCCTCGGTCTTAACTTCTCCTTCTTTACTTTTCCCCGGTCGGGTAAGCGGTTCTCGGGTCGATCCGAGGCGttcgagagagaagagaagggcTCCGGAGATGAGAAGAACAGGGGAGAGAAAGATTCGAAGGGAGTCATCAGGAGAGTAGATGAGAATCAGAGTGCATAGAGCGATGAAACAGGAGAAGAGAGGAGGAGGATCTGatgaggaggagaaggagattTCTTCCATAGGAGCGTGACGATGTGGTGGAAGCAGAGACTTTGGTGGTCGTTGCATTTAAAAGCCCCCCGAGGAGggtttttgtctttcttttctTAAAAACAGTCAACATATACTTAATTTGTTCATTTAATTCCATTATTGAAACGTGGAATGTATAACTGTTGAtagaatcaaataatttatttcctTTTAAATAACAGAAAActttaatattgtaataaatatttagaaatattatagatattttattacctatatttaggtatataaagaTAAACATTATGAATGGTTTTGCTTTATTTCTTTTTCAGTTAAGTTTTATCTTTTAGTATTATCGTTgggttttatcttttttatatGTAAAGAGTTTAGATTTAAGATAaatgaaaaaattgaatttgaGTCATATCTTTGTTCTCAGATAGAATTTAAGATTAACAATGTTCTTAAAAAGACATTCATTTTAAACATTCATATATTAACGAGATGATTGGAATgagttataattttatattttttttgctatagAACTAAAAccgtagattttttttaatgtggttataaataattttgctgTAAATTTTGGATATAGATTTAAAAAGATTTAGTGATTTACATATACATTttctaaaaccaaaaataagtttttttgatTTATTGCTTTTTACacccaaaaataaacaaaaaaaaagtaaagaaaaatcTGTAACTGTAAAAAAATTTACAGAGCATGATTAGAAAAGATTTATGCTTTAAAAATAAGTTGGGCTGTAGAAATATCCTATAACACCTTTAAAGCATTTTCCAATCATCCCATTAAATAAGATTTTGTGTTATCATAGTTTCTACTACATCACACAAAAAGACTCTAATATATGTATgaaatgtaataaaataaaggaaatacatatttttatcataCTTTACTTCTTTTTATTCGATTAGAGCATCGCTTACCCGTTTGAGCCGGCTTCCTTTTGCATTGGAATACTTACCCTGTTGTTGAAAATTTTAACACTACAGCCTAAAACGAGAAAGAGTGTTACCATCGGGGtctaaatcattttaaaaaccgGTGTAGTGTGTTCGAGTGAAAAAAAAGTCTTTAGCATTAAAGTTTAATGTTTGTGTTGTGATTTAGTGAGTTATATTGCTTTGAGCTCTTTATTCgagttttatattgttttaagatttttttacgGATCAGATTCATTTCATGTTGAATTAAGaatgttatttatatatttatagccCTACAGAGTCTGGATATCGAGTTACATGATCTTTAGGTGGACATACTGACCATTTGTGTACCTTTCTCACGAGCCACATGGTTCATAAGTTTGGCACAACTAACCTCCACTATCAGAACAAGTGGATCTGATGAGTCAATGTAAATGATGACACCAGCACCATAATGGGAAATGTTCATGTTGTACCACATGACGCAATCGACTTTGCTCCTATGCATGTTGCTTTGGAGACCTCCAGAATGTGATTGACACATTGACGCGAAATGCCATCCATAGAGAGATCTCCCTTTTGGTAGATGTGTATGTAACTTTTACTGTATATGTCGCGTCCTATCGTGCATCAGCTTT contains these protein-coding regions:
- the LOC106374369 gene encoding uncharacterized protein LOC106374369; its protein translation is MQRPPKSLLPPHRHAPMEEISFSSSSDPPPLFSCFIALCTLILIYSPDDSLRIFLSPVLLISGALLFSLERLGSTREPLTRPGKSKEGEVKTEETEESDVLFDVYSLSEAKQDSDIRQEFVEWDLRAPLEVIHEAYEEDDDDEDEEEDPTRFRELESYPSLSLCYPESDSDSSSEFTFPEMSSWMSPEKMGYRWEEEEDDGAAGLIEIKLYEEYKKKKMSKRNQTEMDFHAEEEGLIEIDLFP